From Chryseobacterium salivictor, a single genomic window includes:
- a CDS encoding cbb3-type cytochrome oxidase subunit 3, with amino-acid sequence MIPQSVKDILSNGENVGFYQTLSMILFLIFFLGIIFYVFSRPKKHYDKEANAPLDDDIEDQNL; translated from the coding sequence ATGATACCTCAAAGCGTAAAAGACATTTTATCAAACGGCGAAAATGTAGGTTTTTACCAGACATTATCGATGATCCTATTTTTAATTTTCTTTTTAGGTATTATCTTTTATGTTTTCTCGCGACCGAAAAAACATTACGATAAAGAAGCAAATGCCCCTTTAGATGATGATATTGAAGATCAAAATCTTTAA